From Aphelocoma coerulescens isolate FSJ_1873_10779 chromosome 15, UR_Acoe_1.0, whole genome shotgun sequence, one genomic window encodes:
- the MYL2 gene encoding myosin regulatory light chain 2, ventricular/cardiac muscle isoform, whose translation MAPKKAKKRIEGANSNVFSMFEQAQIQEFKEAFTIMDQNRDGFIDKADLRDTFAALGRLNVKNEEIDEMIKEAPGPINFTVFLTMFGEKLKGADPEETILNAFKVFDPEGKGLKSAYIKEMLMTQGERFSQEEIDQMFAAFPPDVSGNLDYKNLVHVITHGEEKD comes from the exons ATG GCACCCAAGAAAGCCAAGAAGAGGATTGAAGGCGCTAATTCCAACGTCTTCTCCATGTTCGAGCAGGCCCAGATCCAGGAATTCAAAGAG GCGTTCACAATCATGGATCAGAACCGGGATGGCTTCATTGACAAGGCGGATCTGAGAGACACCTTTGCTGCCCTCG GGCGCCTGAATGTGAAAAACGAGGAGATCGATGAGATGATAAAGGAGGCACCTGGCCCAATCAACTTCACCGTGTTCCTCACCATGTTTGGGGAGAAGCTCAAGG GTGCCGACCCGGAGGAGACAATCCTGAATGCATTCAAGGTGTTTGATCCAGAGGGGAAAGGCCTGAAATCTGCCTA CATCAAAGAAATGCTGATGACTCAGGGGGAGAGGTTTTCCCAGGAAGAG ATCGATCAGATGTTCGCTGCCTTCCCTCCAGACGTGTCTGGCAACCTGGATTACAAGAACCTGGTCCACGTCATTACTCACGGCGAAGAGAAGGACTAG